In one Mauremys mutica isolate MM-2020 ecotype Southern chromosome 3, ASM2049712v1, whole genome shotgun sequence genomic region, the following are encoded:
- the SEC23B gene encoding protein transport protein Sec23B, which yields MATYLEFIQQNEERDGVRFSWNVWPSSRLEATRMVVPLACLLTPLKERLDLPPVQYEPVLCSRQTCKAVLSPLCQVDYHAKLWACNFCFQRNQFPPAYAGISEINQPAELMPQFSTIEYIVQRGSPTPLIFLYVVDTCLEEEDLQALKESLQMSLSLLPPEALVGLITFGRMVQVHELSCEGISKSYVFRGTKDLTAKQIQDMLGLTRPVVPVQQGRPLQPQEQPPISSRFLQPVHKIDMNLTDLLGELQRDPWPVTQGKRPLRSTGVALSIAVGLLEGTFPNTGARIMLFTGGPPTQGPGMVVGDELKTPIRSWHDIEKDNARFMKKATKHYETLANRTAANGHCIDIYACALDQTGLLEMKCCANLTGGHMMMGDSFNTSLFKQTFQRVFSKDFNGEFRMAFGATLEVKTSRELKISGAIGPCVSLNAKGPCVSENELGIGGTCQWKICSLDPSSTLAIYFEVVNQHNAPIPQGGRGAVQFVTQYQHSNTQRRIRVTTIARNWADAQSQLQHIEAAFDQEAAAVLMARLGVYRAESEEGPDVLRWLDRQLIRLCQKFGQYNKDDPNSFRLSDSFSLYPQFMFHLRRSPFLQVFNNSPDESSYYRHHFARQDLTQSLIMIQPILYSYSFSGPPEPVLLDSSSILADRILLMDTFFQIVIYHGETIAQWQKAGYQDMPEYENFKHLLQAPLDDAQEILQTRFPMPRYVNTEHGSSQARFLLSKVNPSQTHNNLYAWGQESGSPILTDDVSLQVFMDHLKKLAVSSAS from the exons ATGGCGACGTATCTGGAGTTCATTCAGCAAAATGAAGAACGAGACGGGGTGCGTTTCAGCTGGAATGTGTGGCCTTCCAGCAGGTTGGAGGCTACAAGAATGGTCGTACCCTTGGCCTGTCTATTGACTCCCCTGAAAGAACGTCTAGACCTGCCGCCTGTACAATATGAACCAGTGCTTTGTAGCAGGCAGACTTGCAAAGCAGTGCTCAGCCCGCTTTG TCAAGTTGATTATCATGCCAAGCTCTGGGCCTGTAACTTCTGTTTTCAGAGAAACCAG TTCCCTCCAGCATATGCAGGCATATCCGAAATAAATCAACCAGCAGAACTTATGCCTCAGTTTTCTACAATCGAATACATAGTGCAG AGAGGTTCTCCAACCCCACTGATCTTCCTTTATGTTGTTGACACATGTCTGGAAGAGGAAGACTTGCAAGCATTGAAGGAATCCCTGCAGATGTCCTTGAGTCTGCTGCCTCCAGAGGCACTGGTGGGGCTGATCACATTTGGTAGAATGGTCCAGGTTCATGAACTGAGCTGCGAAGGAATCTCCAAGAGCTATGTTTTCAGAGGGACCAAGGACCTGACAGCTAAGCAAATACAG GATATGCTGGGTCTTACAAGGCCTGTGGTACCTGTTCAGCAGGGAAGACCTCTTCAGCCTCAGGAACAGCCACCTATTTCAAGCAG GTTCCTGCAGCCTGTACACAAGATTGACATGAACCTGACAGATCTTCTTGGGGAACTACAGAGGGACCCTTGGCCAGTGACTCAGGGAAAGCGACCCTTGCGATCAACTGGAGTAGCTTTGTCAATTGCTGTTGGTTTATTGGAG ggCACGTTTCCAAACACAGGGGCCAGAATAATGTTGTTTACAGGCGGGCCACCCACACAAGGGCCAGGCATGGTGGTAGGAGATGAACTGAAAACACCCATTCGTTCCTGGCATGACATAGAGAAGGACAATGCACGGTTCATGAAAAAGGCTACAAAG CACTACGAGACTCTAGCTAATCGCACGGCAGCCAACGGCCACTGCATAGATATCTATGCCTGCGCGCTCGATCAGACTGGCCTTCTGGAGATGAAGTGTTGTGCAAACCTCACTGG GGGTCACATGATGATGGGGGACTCTTTCAACACTTCTCTCTTCAAGCAGACCTTCCAGCGGGTGTTTAGCAAAGACTTCAATGGAGAATTCCGAATGGCGTTTGGTGCTACGTTAGAAGTGAAG ACTTCTAGGGAGCTGAAAATCTCAGGGGCTATTGGACCGTGCGTATCCCTAAACGCTAAAGGACCATGCGTCTCTGAAAAC GAACTTGGTATTGGAGGTACATGTCAGTGGAAAATCTGTAGCCTTGATCCCAGTTCAACTCTTGCCATATATTTTGAAGTGGTGAATCAG CACAATGCACCGATACCTCAGGGCGGCAGAGGCGCCGTGCAGTTTGTCACTCAGTATCAGCACTCCAATACACAGAGACGCATTCGAGTAACCACTATTGCAAGAAA TTGGGCAGATGCACAGAGTCAGCTCCAACATATTGAAGCAGCGTTTGACCAGGAAGCAGCTGCAGTGCTAATGGCTCGTCTGGGAGTCTACAGAGCTGAGTCGGAGGAGGGACCTGATGTGCTGCGATGGCTAGACAGGCAGCTAATCAGATTG TGTCAGAAGTTTGGACAATATAACAAGGATGATCCGAATTCCTTCAGACTGTCAGATTCATTTTCTCTGTATCCCCAG TTTATGTTCCACTTGCGACGATCTCCATTTCTTCAAGTGTTTAATAACAGCCCGGATGAATCTTCCTATTACCGTCATCACTTTGCCAGACAAGATCTTACCCAGTCCCTCATCATGATCCAGCCCATCCTTTATTCCTATTCTTTCTCTGGACCACCCGAG CCTGTGCTTTTGGACAGCAGCAGCATTCTTGCTGACAGAATTCTGCTGATGGATACTTTCTTCCAGATTGTAATCTACCATGGCGAG ACGATTGCACAGTGGCAGAAAGCTGGCTACCAAGACATGCCTGAATATGAAAACTTCAAGCATTTACTGCAAGCCCCATTGGATGATGCCCAGGAAATATTGCAGACTAGATTCCCAATGCCGCGTTATGTTAACACTGAACATGGAAGCAGTCAG gcCCGCTTCCTCTTGTCTAAAGTGAACCCCTCTCAGACTCACAATAACCTCTATGCGTGGGGACAG GAATCGGGATCTCCCATCCTAACAGATGATGTTAGTCTCCAGGTGTTCATGGATCATCTGAAAAAGTTGGCAGTGTCAAGTGCATCATAA